Genomic segment of Zingiber officinale cultivar Zhangliang chromosome 11B, Zo_v1.1, whole genome shotgun sequence:
AGCCTAAATAATGTAGTTAGGGGTCTCTATCTTATTaatgaaaaacatgaatataggtaaaaacaaaagaggtgagtaaaataatgaagagcggttaaatcataaaaacaaagagtTCCCTGTTCTTGAGGTACCCACAGGCATATTGACACTCACTCTTACttctagttgaacttgaaattcattggtatagctaaatatggtaatgggtaccctttaggtttgattaaattcgagtatcaatgtgttaggttaaattcgagtatcaatgtgttatcttaataggttaggttaaattcgagtatcaatgtgttagatatttagaggaagttgagcaggttcaaaaaatgtaatcaatactttaatcctaaggttaccatttaagatagcttatccagccactctactcactgcagctcctaatctctaattcctttcttcttaggcaatcatttagtctccaactagtatctggtttgtaacaaaagcatagcatccggtttgtatcaaaaaaatcattgtaacaaaagcatagtatccggtttgtataaaaaaaatcatagcaagcaccaggggaaaagcatagaaattatcaaaatcaccaggggaaaagcatccGGTTGTtcacaaaaaaatcattgtaacatagaaacacatcaagaACCAGGGGAAAACCATAGCAGCAGCAAAACTAATTAAAGCATAGCAGCAACATCAATGAGTTTGTATCAATTATGATACTAAAACAGtgttggaaaatgcaacaaattatctttagggcttatatgcaaaatgaaaaatattgtattattaccattgctggaagtgaatccttgtggtcaactccaaattttcaattatatctttcatatatcgcatgatataaaaaccacattgctccgcatccggttgttgaggagcctatgttagaaaagaaatattggaataactccttcaaggatagtgaaacagttgctaatcaaaaggacataccttgacaactacccatgttggttgttttttccctttccttccagcctccgcattatacattttcaaggccctacatgcatataacccgtgggaattgtattgccacatcaaaatacttgaatgtttcaacaaaggtaagaaaagaagccaaaaaacttacatgttgacaacatatttccaatcttgatcacgaatgcggtgactaagaggatccaacaaaaaaataatctccttctcaacattgatgatagtcaaaatccagtgaaaactacacaaagaaatataattagtgtatatatgcatcttgcaagttctcaaaatatgcaagtgagagtgatatataatgttattcttactcacccaacgttgcatggcacaacaaccaattgaccagatgaggtaccaattagcctactgcttaagtaacaagcccttttattcaactgttcttggatgaaatctctattctgatttcttgatggtacatattccacaggcactggatccaccaatctgaaatcctgcagcaacatcttttcTTGCATCTTTTtatatagatgcctacaattggaaaatatcccaaaaaaatgatgaaatctaaattaatgaaacacataaataaagtccaattcaattgaatgcttaccacatatacacaactatgcaagtgtatgtgattggcttcaattcacaaaagggaaatatgtcatcgcaattaacatggactgtgcgctccatgccaaatacatcaggaactaattccaaaatcacattctctgtttcatcaagacgctgaaaataactatataagatgtgtaagggtcttggcacattggacgattgtaacttagacttctcttgtctgttgtcaacttgtttcttcctggtcttctacatatatagatgcaaccatatatatattagatatgtgacatactttaaatgtacacaaaatttagacaacactttatcacatttacctcatCCCGCATGCTGATTAAGTGCACAGGCCAAGCCACATGCCCACCTATAGCATCCCCAATACTCTGGCATGCAGACGGGATTGCAACAGGCGGTGGTGCTGATTgatcaattgctttatcaatggcaatcctcatgtaattcacgggtaatggaacatcatcaataaagttgccaggtccattaacagagacaattgtcccatatgcaacagtcttgtcgttaggctgcaataacaacatcactgcttttccctataagacaaacaattCATGAATCTTCAACAGATAGTGCTTTACAAGATTCATTAGATACTAACgatgggataataatatcaacgtgaaatatatatttaacctgtaaagccgaatccttctcaataactttcacatcatcatcatcatgttcttctaggccttcatttgagaggcgcctatgacgttcaacttcaggttttatatcgaggaggcattgtggtttaactgagcagctacccttctcctcactctcaaattctcgaccagaaagtttcaacatcattgcttccaatttttctattctgtcaccttggtcagaaagcatagcttttgcctccttaaactctttctgttgcctttcataggcagccttatcaatttgcaccttccctctagcaagcttgaagaaggatgatggagtgacatttgctcctatgcctctcacacgtccaccatgttcgttagaattcaaggcctttgtgagaatatcctcaaatggtttggtaaagggcatcttaccatccttcttttggacaatataatcatcctgtcatgcatccaaatacaataacttgaattataaccacatatatcatatatgtacaaaataagcaatttatgtatacttttgcttacaatcttattcactgtttgcttcaactcatcgccaacaaattccccagctttgttgagccgccctttcttccagaggatgggtctgtttatctcttcgtcatcacataaaacactaGACTGTAAGCAAAAAAACCACATGAATTCAACGTACTCAACACCAACTATGacaaccataagtaggaatttaatgttaactaaatacttactatttcttcagacaaacccgcatatccttttcgagaaagacgatgagggtataagtttgccttgcttctttgactttgtagttcacttttcctctacatagtgatagatgaattataaccacatatatcaactagaatttaaaaagaccaccttaaacaacttactataaagtcttcatagatccgattaatcacaaaactactccaatcttcacgtgaaatgcaatgcccttgaggtaccttattgagaagcttcggattatttctatttggctggatgaatgtcctggtgaggtgagttttatactgacGCCACTTGGTGTTTGCAGAGATCAAACACCCATTCCTCCATTTTGGGTCCAGTTGGTCTGTCAATTACACAAACAAATATcgtaagtatataaataaaagaacagaaaaaaatgcatcacataagaaagtatcatgttacttacattgacggattcccatatcatgttcttaacttcattcggcacttgcttccaagagtggtaattaatattaactttttcccgagcaagcacaccaataaaactttgcaattcagaagccttttggccaactggctgtccatactcattaaatttgacactttgtttgactccctgaatcctttgaacaacaagcttattcatttgtgtacgacctctttttgatcttgttgtttgggTCGTCCCGTCTGATCCTATGTCCTGGCTATCCTCAGcaccctctttttgatcttgtcctttgtcttttgcatttgtgtgtgaatacttatcatcatcacgtgctaaatgggccttttttctagtgttcattgtgtcgaaaacctaatcataacagtgagaatttgaaatagagcagagcatatcattcaaaatcacaacaaagtaaacattcgtatattttaaaaaaaaaaactactaccaaacaatgaaccaaagttaccaaaataaagtaaatagccacatatataaaccataaataaagttaccaaactaaaaattctcattgtcaacccaaatcccatcacaatctccacgaatacaggatggttcattgtcatcagtttcgtcaatatccattgatggcatcccttttgtgaagcattggtagtggattgaaggatctcccaacttatcatcagtgatgtattcaaaatactctctatttgtagttgaaagtacaatagaccatgtgggatcttgagggtcttctacataaaatacttgcttcgcttgagtgcccaagataaatgggtcggatttgaatcccattctcttaagatttaccaaggtgaaaccattatcatctactctaataccagtgttattctctacccaatcacacttaaacattggaactcgaaaatcatggtaattgagctcccatatttcttgtatcacaccataatacatcatgtctgttataattggattcttatcctttgaacttgcaacttgcattgtttgtgcgagcaagcttacactcaagttttgaacaactgtaacattatcacgttctttcgtgtaataagtgaccccatcgatcatataactagagtattttagcacttgcttgctaggtccatttgccaacagcttcactttttctgataattgattggaggaagatgatgttgtatttgtaacctacaattcatcataagggggtttaattattaaaattcttaaagttcttgtgttcaataataaacatgctaatatttatggtacttacatggaaccaagaaataaaacttctatggtgtttatcttgtaaccactttgcacctttaataggaaatttttgcttcaagtgtgtcatatgttccctaatcaaaaaattttgaagagattaatcagatatttttttaaacaatttcaggagattattactaaactagagggcttacacaatgtaaggatcaacctcagcttcattttccaatacataccgatgtgcttgttcccactcatcatgacaacagaagtgcaccttggcacctgacaaggacttagtgattattgtttcacgatgctttgatggaatccctatcgtgttcatattagatagaaattctgagcaaaactctacagcttcatcagcaatataacattcagccatgcatccttctcgtcgatttctattccgcacataacctttcaatgttttcatatatctttcaaatggaaacatccatctataccaaactggtccacacaacttgacctcacgtacaagatgaactgttaagtgaaccattatataaaaaaatgaaggtggaaaatacttttcaaacagacacaacgtcgtcacaatttctatttgtacattatccaactttgaggcatctattactttgttacataacacattgaataagaaacaaaaccttgtgatagcatttctgacatgcttgggtagaaaaccacggatggcaattggaagcaaatgttgcattaaggtgtggcagtcatgtgatttaagaccaaccagttttaggtccttcattgagacaaggtttttgatgttagaggagtaacccgtgggaaccttaattccgaacaatgaattacaaagtcttcttttctcaaccttgcttaatgtataacatgctgggggcaaacatgtccttttctcccctttttgtggtgctaattctcccctaattttcatatccactaggtcgtttcttgctgcaattccatcttttgtctttcttggcatatcaagtaatgtaccaatcaaactttcgtaaacgtttttctctatgtgcatcacatcaagaacatgttgaacatgcagatctttccaatactcaagttcaaagaatatcgatttttttttccagcaggacttaccatcattttcctttgattgaaaatttgctctaatttttccccatcggcatgtaattccttctactttttttaaaacttcatcaccagttagtggttttggggccatagtaaagtcttgcgtcccatcaaatgccttcttctgccttcgataaggatgatctctacgaagaaaccgtctatgacctgtaaatgacatttttttactatgcttcaacctttttgcacaagttttctcaccacagatagggcatgcttgatatccttttacagtgcatcctgccaggtttccatatgcctgaaaatcattaattgtccacaataggacagctctaagcaagaatctttcttctcggtgtgcatcatatgcttcaacaccaacttcccataattcttttaaatcgtcaatcaaaggcgccaagtacacatcaatgtTATTTCCCGGCTGTTTAGGACCAGAAATCAACAAcgtgagcatcatatattttctcttcatacacaaccatggaggaaggttataggtgatcattataactggccaacaactatatgtagaactcatcaaactatgaggattgatcccatcagctgctatggccaaccttagatttctggtctcagaagcaaaatttggccaattatgatccacaagtctccaacaagttgcatcagctggatgtcgcatataggcatcacatactcttttattagcattccaaattaactccttagatattCCTTGCtctgaaacattctttgaaatctaggaataggaggaaagtaccataaaattttttgcagggactccttcaattatcctagaattcttagccaacttccaccttgacaacccacaagtaggacaatcggtaaaatcctcatactccttccagtataagacacaatcattagggcaagcatgtattttcttataagtcatccccattgcacataagcttttctttgcatcatataaagataaaggcaattcattgtcaacgggaagcatttctccaaacaagacaagtagttcagtaaaactattatcactccagctgtatttcgctttcaagttatataattgcataattgcagataactttgtaaatttagtacacccaacatacaggggtttctcagcatcctcaagtaattttataaattgatctggattctctgaactttcatatgcagcgtgtaccatatctataggtttatcagcaaaatagttttcactttctccagctgcatctttctttaaatctcctaatacagattcttccccatgccatatccattttttgtatgttaagtctataccattacagtacacatgtgcccttatgctattaatattagtgttccatagattgccacatttcgtacaaggacaaggtatactagtaggattagtagcatgttgcagcgcaaattgcaagaaagattctagtccaagttcaaactcatgtgataatctatcctttgacatccatgccttgtccattttgttgtactaatgaatctaaaatcagaaaagaaTTAGCCTAGACCAGAAAAGGATAcgaataaatttcataaaccaaaaaccaactacttcatcattataccaataaattttaaaccagaaaccaactacttcatcattataccaataaatttctaaactagAAACCATGACCTATCAGTGAAAAGAATTAAcctagacataaaagaaacttgatagttcaaggattacataaaaccaacctagcaacaggaactaacaactcctcaatctatcaaacaaaaatgataaaatcaactcaaggtagtgtttgaggaaattcatcaaacacattgcatgcatcaatcaattaatacttgcaaacaagagatcaagaagatgaaactgtcgaagatgaggaagaaattcagtagcgatgatgtataaaggaaaaattaccagAATGTGAAAAAGGACTCGagcggtggcagtgaatgctggaccggagatggatgaagcaaaaactactggaatgcgaagaaggcctcctcttctcaaccaaatggaggagttggaggagatgcggtgtggttggacggagaagcaagttcgtcgtgtcttgatcctgatcgggagaggatctaggaagggggaagagggagatgaggttgagagagatggtcggaggtttaggtttaggctgagagagatggtcagatggtcggaggttttaggtttaggtttatcgcgagagagatggtcgcgcggaggaaggggcgggatatagatttaggtttggagggaacttcacagcgttgcagattttggcttgtgggaacaattaaaatattttattttggttcattaacaccggattttaaaaactgatattaaaatcggtgtctattaacgaaaaaaagggcgctcatagacatcgcctaaaaaaccgatgtctatgagctaaaatctgcacTCATaaacaccgatttttggaaaaatcggtgtaaaatactcaaagacatcgatttttgcttaaaaccgttgttgttccactgatatctatgagggattttgttgtagtgatcatTTTCCTCAGCAACAGAAGCTTGCTGAGATTCATTATGAATGAGAAGTTTGATTTACATAATTGGTAGTAACATGTATGCAAAAACAAAACAACTAAAAATTGTAAAACAATAAATATGAAGGTCAATACTTAGAGTTACTCAAGGAACATGAATACTTGCAATCAAGCAAGAGTTAGCAACTAACATAGAAGCTCAGTAAACTGAGAGAAAAAAATCCCTGATGACATAGTTCAAAGTCAAAAAAACTGAGACGAAATAGTTTATCAATACAAGACAATATAATACCATGTAGTAGATGAAGTTTGGAATTGGGTGGTTTAGAACATCCAAGTCGGTAGTTTTATCAAAAGCATTGATGAACATCTACAAAATCAATAATTAGGattccatgccaagtctctataGCATTTACAAATCATGATAATCAGAAAAGGCATTCTTATAGTTAAAAGCCACCataaaattgaccaaatcaaaaGGAGCTATAATAATGAATCATTGTGCATTCATATAAAAGAAAGTACTGTAGCATCATACAAAGGTTTTTTCCCCTTGAGATGGCTAGAAACATTTTGACACTTTGCATGTTTGGTTACTAATTTTAGGTTGCCCATAAGCTAGGAATTGGATGTGGGTCAAAACCAACAAACATGTAAACACAAAAGACTCGAAAAGCTAAGACCCAAGCCTTGCCTTGACTAAACTGGATATAGGAGTAACACATGCAAACTAAATAACTAGAGGCCAGAAAACAAATAGTGCATCTATGATACTAATTAAAATCCCCAAAACACGTTACTGTAAAAataatgatatatattttttaatatctctAGTTCACATAAGACAAAGCGTGTTGATGAGACTTAATCTCCAAAACATGTTATAGGAAAAGAATGATGAAAACAAAAAATTGAATATCTCTGGTACGCATCTGTTCACAACTGTGAAAGTGGAAAATGTTTCTATAATACATTAACACTCGTAAAATGGGACGTTAAAAATACAATATCAAGCAAACATGTAAAGAATATCTTGGCAACAATGACCATGGCTGGAACTGGCATCCACAACAAAACCAACCATAGAGAGATCTGCATACAATTGAAAtaaaatgctatcactagaatgcATAAAACTGTGAGATCTTAAAAAAGGAAAAGCTAATGAACAGCTGAAAATCATGAAAAATGAAAAAGGGTAACTATGAATAACATTACATATAAGAGATGAAGAGATAGAATAGGATAATGAAAGTTACGCTatctaaaattttttcaaaaaactgGGGTTGTTTAAGAGAACAAAAAAATTGAGGCCTTCAACCTTACAAAATAATGGACCAAGGAGgatcggaaaaataaaataaatgagcaAAAAAATCATTCACATCAAGGCACACAATTCGAATCACCTAGAATACCAACAACTGGAAGTAGGAAAACCAACACCAGACAACGTGAAGAAATACGAAGGGGGACGAAGAAAAGCAAGGAGGATTGAGAAGATAATACCTTACCCTCACCCACCTGAGAGCTCTGGGAAGGAGCGGCGACAACAAGGAAGGCGGCGTGCTCCATCGGATGATGAGGATCTAGCAGCAGTGAGGCCATGTGAGATGGTTGGGAAGGTGAAGGGAGAAGGAAGAGAAGTGGAAGGGAAGAACCCCGTGCGGTCGCAAAGTGAGTAGCAGAGGAGACGGCGAAGAAGAGGATGACAAAGGCAGTTGTGGCTTCAATAGGCGTCGGTGAATATAGTCACACGCGACTGAGAGAGGAGGTGGCGAAAAAAAGTTAGGGTTATAAAATAATTTCTGTTGTCTTAGACACCAAAACACATACATACACAACAATTTAATAAAATTGTTATCTATTACTGTACAAACAGCATTAATAGTTAGTTATCAACCACGGttataccaaaaaaaaaataataattttaaaaaaattattatttttgaccTACATAAAACATCAGTTTATTAAAAACTGGTGTCTTTTATAAAACAAAAATATCCAACATGCaacggttttcaataaaactattgttaaatgaaaaaaaaacaacagGTGTGTGGTTGTATCTCAAATTTCTTGTATgttaaaaaaactttttgaaaaatgatacttttaaaaataactttcaaaTGTTGAGAGATAATATTAAAAATGCAAATAATATTGAATACAAACAAACTGAGTAAATgataacaataaaaatataatcaAGTCACACGGTTAAATAAAGTGGTGTTGGtaaacattatttttttaaaaaaaaattcaaaccaaaacaaatgagtcaaaatttcaaaaaaggaaaattaatgACGAATTCCACGtgaaaattaattaaagaaaaaaaaaagaatgattcgatggcaacaactttaattaattaattaattaattactactAAACCCCTAATTTAGCTCTTAATTGCAGATGGATTTGGCGCCAGATTTATCCTTAACTTAAAGTCCTGATTAGGCCTGTTTAGCATCATTAATTCCAtccataaataaattttatatatatatatatatatatctcctaATAATTCGCTTCGCAGCAACTAATTTTGTTTAATCTGTTTATTATCTGGCGATTTTCTCTCATTTCCTGCTCTACTTAAACTCCTCCTTCCCTTCAGTTTCCACTCCAACTCGAAATCTAACATCTCCTCGATCTCCAGCTTCCACTTTCGTATTTCTAATATCATCAAACTCCTCTTCAGCTTCCACTTTCGTATTTCTAATATCATCAAACTCCTCATCATGGCTGTCGCAGTTGTCAACAACGATATGCTAATTTCCTCTTCCGCCGCCAGCACCAGCAGAGTCGAGGTTCGCTCCGTGTGGGCTCATAACCTCGACGAGGAGTTTTCCCTCATCCGTTCCGCCCTCCCGTTCCACCCCTTCGTAGCATTGGACACCGAGTATCCTGGCGTCGTCGTCACTTCCAAAGGTCCCTACTGCACCCTCACCCTCCCCCAGCGCTACGACTTGATCCGGGCCAACGTCGAGGCCCTCCGCATCGTCCAGGTTGGTCTCACTCTCTCCGACGCTGCCGGCAACCTCCCATGTGACCTTTACAGTGACGGCACTTATGTGCGTTACGTGTGGGAATTTAATTTCCGCGACTTCGACATCAGCCGCGACCGTTACGCCCCTTCCTCCGTCGAGCTGCTCAAGGCTAATGGCATCGACTTCCAAAAGAATCAAATATGGGGCATCGACTCTTGCAGATTCGCCCAGCACTTGGCCACCTCCGGCTTGCTTTCCTTTGGCCACTTTTCTCCCGTCTCCTGGGTTACCTTCCAAGGCGCCTATGACTTCGCGTTCCTAGTGAAGATGCTGACATGCGACTATGAATTACCAAAGACCGTTCGTGAGTTCTTGCACCTTGTTCACTTCTTTTTCGGCAAAAGGGTGTTCGATGTGAAGCACCTTAGCAAGCATTGTCGTGGGCTTTACGGAGGATTGGAGCGGGTGGCCTCTACCGTCCAAGTTGAGCGAGCAGTGGGATCTCGACATCAGTCCGGCTCCGATAGCTTATTAACATGGCAGGTGTTCTACCAAATCGCTTCTCGTGTGAATCCACAACTCATCGATCGTCCAGAAC
This window contains:
- the LOC122034004 gene encoding probable CCR4-associated factor 1 homolog 11, whose translation is MAVAVVNNDMLISSSAASTSRVEVRSVWAHNLDEEFSLIRSALPFHPFVALDTEYPGVVVTSKGPYCTLTLPQRYDLIRANVEALRIVQVGLTLSDAAGNLPCDLYSDGTYVRYVWEFNFRDFDISRDRYAPSSVELLKANGIDFQKNQIWGIDSCRFAQHLATSGLLSFGHFSPVSWVTFQGAYDFAFLVKMLTCDYELPKTVREFLHLVHFFFGKRVFDVKHLSKHCRGLYGGLERVASTVQVERAVGSRHQSGSDSLLTWQVFYQIASRVNPQLIDRPEHMGALFDLELQ